The DNA window ACATTACCTATTTCGAGACGAATGACCTCGGCGCGTTTATCGATCTCTACCGAGACTTGGAATCAATCCCCGAATACCACTACGTTACCGACGGCGATCCTACGTTGATCGGTCGTATCGAATCGTCTGAAACTATTGTCACCAAGCTTCTCCAAACTTAAAATATTTTATATCTTCACACACACTTTGACGAATAGTAGGTAGATTGGCGGCTAGTGTAGTATGTTCTTCCCCAGTATTGACCAATATGAACGGATCACACGCGAGAAGCGTGTCTTGAAGCAGATAGCAATCTCGATGTTTCGGACAGCGGATTTTAACACAATTTCGCGGAACTGACCGAACCACGTTCGTGCCCGGAGCGTATCGCCATAACGCTGTTTGAGAGCGAAAAAGATCGCCTCGACCGCAGACCGCCGATGATAGGCATTATCATCTTGGCGAACGTTATGAGCTACATCTAATGGCGTAAATTCACGATGCTTGATCACAGGGCGAACATCCGCCTCCCGTAGGCGGTGACGAAGGGCGTCCCAGTCGTAGCCTTTGTCGGCAGTGACCGTCTGAAGCTGGTCGAGATTCCGTGTGAGTACTTGGCATCCGACTTGCGTGTCGTGCGGTTGCTGCATCGAGCAGTGGACATCCAACACGGCACCGGTCTCACAATCGACTAACGCAGTCGTCTTCACCGATCTGAAGGTGTAGTCCGTCTGGTTCGCGTAGTGGCGGCTGGCCGAGTGTCGGTCGAGGCCGGTTGCGTCGATAGCCTGTACCTCACCGGTGTCGTGAAGATCAGCGGAGAGTCGGAGGAGCGTTCGCCAGACAGCCATCTTAAGTTCCCGCTTCCGAACGCACACGGTCGTGAAGTCCGGAAGTTCGCTGATTTTGAGGCCCATCTTCTCGACGATTCCGTGCATCTCGTGAAGAATATCGAGTAGTCGTCGGTACGGAAGGTCGAGGTATTCACGGAGGCCATGGAGGACGATAACCACCCAGCCAGCGTATCCGCCGTCACCCTTCTTGACTGCCGTATCAGGAACGCCCGAAACAGCGCGTTTCGCCAACGTAACAAGACGATCAGTGAAACGTGAGAGATGGGAGGACACACTGCTTGTTTCTGCCTTTGACGTGGATTAGTTTACCGGAATTAGTGCCTCTTTCCGGCGTCTAAACAAGGCCCTATTATGTATTCGACGGAGACGGAAGGACGAATCTACAATTTGTCTCTTCCAGAAGATGTGGAAAGTGCAAATGGAGACTGTATCGACATTCAGATTCACTGCCGAGCAGACCTGACTGATATCGTTTTCAGAGACGATAGCCCACCGTGGGGCAAATGTTGAAGTGATCGTTCAATAAGCAGCTGTATGCGCCGATTGGTTTCGGACTTAAAGTGTGAAATAAACGTGGGCGCCGTGCTGCACTCATCCTCTGTATACAGCACGACCAGCGAAACATATCACTGCTTTAGGATTTCAACGAGGCTGAAATCCGTTATGTCAAAATAAATATGTTACTAAATAGCCTTATGGCCGCTTGAGCGCACCATCGCTGTCAAAGAGACTGTGGCTATCTTTCGGTTCCCCAGGGTATTGGCGCGCAGCCTCTGCGTCGAATTCAACACCAAGACCAGGTTCGTCAGGTACTTCGATCGCCCCGTCTTCGACTTCGAAATCATGTTTGACGATTTCGTCGCCCCATTTGACGTCTCGACTCATATGTTCGAGCACTTCGAGATTTTCGACCCCTGCACAAAGGTGCAAACCAGCGGCCGTACTCACACCAGCGTTGGGATTGTGGGGTGCGAACGTCATGTACCTCGATTTGGCAATAGCTGCCGCGTGCTGGAGTTCCTGTAAGCTTCCGTAGTTCGTTAGGTCGGGCTGTACGATGTCACAGGCTTGTTTGCGAACAATCTCTTCCATCGTCTCGTTATTATAGATGCGTTCGCCGGTTGCGACGGGCATATTGACGTGGTGAGCCACGTCGGCCATCACATCTCGATCTTCGAGTTCGACGGGCTCTTCAATGAACATGATGTCGTATTCTTCGAGAGCATTTGCGACCTCAATCGCCCCACGGCGTGAAAATCGTCCGTGGCAGTCGAGAGCAATTCCGACATCCCAACCGACCGCTTCCCGAACAGCTTCAAGTAGTTCGGCGACTTCGTCGATCTGATCATTAGTCAGTGAATACTCATAGTGAGCGAACGGGTCGCATTTCAGCGCCGGATAACCCTGCTCTTCGACCGCTTTTTTCGCGTGGCGGGCGTAATTCTCTGGTGTCCGTTCCCCGATATGCCAGCCATTTGCATACACTGGAATTTCGTCATGAACTTTGCCACCGAGCAATTTCCAGACAGGTTCACCGTAGTACTTCCCGGCGATATCCCAGAGTGCGATGTCGAACGCAGACGCGACGGCGTTAATCAGTTTTCCTGCGCGCCACGCAAATGGATAGCGACGCAATTTCCGGCTGATTTGCTTTCGGTTTAGTGGATCCTCGCCGATGAGGTAGTGCTTATGTGCGTCAGCAGTCGCTTCAAGCGCTGCGGTCAATCCTTCTCCACTGAGCGCTTCACCGACGCCAGTAATTCCCTCGTCTGTTTTGACCTGGACAAAGAACCAGTTACGCCAATCTGCATCGACGACGAACGTCTCGACATCAGTAACTCGCATATGAGTACTATTCATCAGCCGTTGAAAGAAGTTATGAGTTCTCTTTAGCTCAGTTGATCACTCAAGTGAAAGCGGATCATAGGTCATTTGCTGGTTCGCGTTAGAGGATATCGTGTACGGTTATCGAATGTCGAACACAGAACTCTCAGACCTACCCCCGAGCGCTAAACTCGTCTATAAGGTGATTGAATTGGAAGGTGAACTGACCCAGAAACAGCTCATCGATGAAACTCTTCTGTCTCCGCGTACAGTACGTTATGCATTAGAGCGACTAGAATCGATCGGCGTAATCGAAGAAGAGACGTATTTTCGAGATGCCCGTCAGAGTCTGTACCGAACCACGAAACCGACTTGCACTGCGTGCGAGTGAGACATCGAACATAAATCAAACATATAACCAAGATGATTGTAGCTGCACAAGACGACAAAGAGATGAGATTGCCGCGGAAGGCATTGATCCCATCTGTCACCTGTTCGTCCTATTCGCAGAAACTGCGAGATGCACTTATTCTGGGACATCAGAAAGTGGACTTCGATACGTCGAATCAAGCATGAGCGAACTTCCTAACGAACTTGATATTTCTCACTAGGTCATCCCGAACTGGATTCGCAGAGAAAGAAAACACGTCCTGAGCGAGTACTGCTTTCAGCCACGACAAATTTTGGGTGGTCGGGAAAATCATCCAAAAAAGTCGTGTAAGCTATAGATGCCCTCTTATAGGGCGGTACACTATCACTGCTTACGTCACTGTGCAGCCACAGTTGCAATTCTCGGATTAAGTATAGCCGAGGGGTCAACTGGTGTTGATATGGGCGGTATCATGATCAACAGAACTATTGAGTTTGACACAGTTCTCGACCTGTGTCAGAGCCGACGTCGTCGCATCGTTCTCGCACTATTCGCGGATCAACAGCGGTCATTGACAGTGAACGACCTCATAAAGGCTATCGTCAAACACGATCATCACGAGTCTATCACTGAGGTTTCTGCTGAGGTACTGACACAGATTGGGATCGAGCTAAAGCACGCACATATCCCGAGGATGGAGGAGGCCGGAGTCATCGAATACAACTCGAAGAGAAAACTGGCGGAACCAACCGATCAGTTTGACCAGTTACAACCCTATCTATCGGCCATCATTAATGCCGATCCTGCTCTTGAATTCCCAATTGAGTTATGATCAGATTTAGCCTTGTACGCACGAACGGTACTGTAGCCGTCTGAGCGTAGTTATGCACGACGGCAATGATCGGTCATCTACCAGCACTTAAGATAGAAATGATACTGTAGGATGATGTTTGCGGGTCGTTGTGATGTAGGGGATGAGAGATTGAGAAGCACTCGCTGATGTCCGACTAATCGTCCAAATACAATGTACCTTCGATAAAGTCCGCGCTGCTGTCATACTGTCAAATAGTCCGAAGCACTACAGGCGCGGATATAATTTCTCGAATCGTACGATCGTTAAGCCAGCATGCTCGTGTTTTTATACGATACACAGAAACCGTCTTGCAATGACAAAGGCGGTCGAAACCATCGAGATTCAAAACGTGGTTGCATCGACCGGAATCGGACAAGAGATAGAACTTGATGCTCTTGGGCAGGATTTGGATAACGTACAGTACGATCCGGATCATTTCCCGGGACTAATCTATCGACTCCAAGAACCAAAAGCAACTGTTCTACTGTTTCGAACCGGAAAAATAGTGTGTACAGGCGCAACTAGCGCGGAGAACGCAGACACAGCGCTTCGACTTGTTTTTGAAACGCTACACGATCTCGGGATCGAAATTCCCACTGCTCAGGAGATTACTATCCAGAATCTCGTAAGCAATGCGGACCTCAACCAACAGTTGAATTTGAACGCAATCGCGATCGGCCTTGGACTCGAAGCTGTCGAATACGAACCCGAACAATTTCCAGGATTACTCTATCGACTTAACGAACCCGACTCTGTTGTATTGCTGTTCACGAGTGGAAAGCTCCTAATTACGGGTGTGACAACGAGAGAAGAAATCAAAGACAGTATTGCTGTTATCATACGCCGATTGGAACGATTAGACATACTGGGTTGAATTCCATGGTATATTATTGGTCCGTGAGCGCATCACAGATGATTTCACCATTAGAAAAGATACGGATCTCGCAACCATCGAGTGTAGATTAGTCTAACTACGACGAGTGGAGTCGATCTGCGAGTTCGGTAACAGTCTGATACTCTGGTTTCGAGTACGCGATCACACCAACATCGGTGAGTGATGTGGGTTCGTATAACCAGACTTCTTCACAGACGAGTTGCGCACCCGACTCGAAGTCGAAGACGGCCACTCCTGTTCCGAGAATCGGAATGACGAGGGATTCACAGCTGAGTTCATCGGCTTTCTCGAGTGTATTTCGTGTTGCGTCGCGAATGCTCTGAGGGGTCGCCCGGCCGCTCCCGTAGTGAGGCATCGCCGCCGCATGGATCACGTACTCGGCATCAAGGTCGTATGCATCGTTGACATCCTCCCCGCCCTGAAGGGCGGGCTTTCTCCTTGTATTTCCGTAACTCCGGGAATTGAGAGTCTGATGTGGCGGTCTGTGCATATGTAAGCGGCGGGGTTCGCGAGATGCGCCGTCAGGATTCGCGCCACTTGTGGCCGCACTCGACGCAGGTGAACAGCCGAAACTCGTAGGAGCCGCCCGGCTTCGGCATCATCTCGTAGTAGGCCCGGTCGCTGTCGCAGTCGTCCGCCCGACAGGGCTCCTGCATCGTCTCGGTGGAGCCCTGGGTCGCGTCGACCACGGCGGGTGCCCCGTCGTCCCGCTGTCCATCCTGGGTCGCCATCGCCGCTTCTGCTTGCGAGTCCCGCGGCTCCTCGTTCTCACAGGAGCGACACACCCACGTGTCGTCCTCCGTGTGCATCATCGAACCACACTCGTCACAGAATTGCATATAAAGGAGGAACACGCGGTGTCGGATATATGTGTTAACTTCCGATCCGTCGTGGATTTCAGGCACCTGCTCATGCTGACTGCAGCATGACTGCTAAAACACATGATTTAATAAGAATTTCAACAACGTCTAAAATTCAGATGACAATCCACGTCGATTCATGAGGCAATTACGAGAACAATTTCGGGCAGCAAGCGAGTACTGAATCATTCGATATCTGTCTTAGGGTAGGGAATCGTAATCGTATCTCCATCATCGGGGAGGAATGCATCATCACCGAACGTTTCAATCGCTTCATTCTCGAGAGGCGTCACGTTGCTTGCGTATCGCGAGGAGATATGCGTCAAGGCCAATCGTTTAGCACCGGCACGAGAGGCCACGGTCGCGGCCTGCTGGGCCGTCGCATGGCCCGTTTGCTGTGCTCGGTCAGACCGGTCGTGTGTGAACATCGCATCATGGATGAGTAAATCAGCATCTGTTGAAGCTGAAATGACAGCCTCCGTCGGCTGAGTATCGCCGGTATAGACGACGCGACGTCCGGGACGGGGCTCACCAACCACTTGCTCGGGATGAACGACGGTTCCATCCTCGAGTTCGACGGAAGATCCTTCATGGAGCTGTTGAAATTTCGGGCCGACAGGAACGCCGAGTTCCTCGGCTCGCTCACGGTCGAATCGGCCTTTCCGCTCGTCTTCGATGAGAGCGTAACCGACGGAACGCGTTCGATGGTCTGTTTCGAAAGTTCGGATCGTATACTCCTCGTGCTCGATGACTGGATTGCCAGGGGGCGCATCATGTATCTGGACGCGGAAGTCCGGTGTCGTCCCCGAGGCATCGAGGAAATCTTCGATATCCCCTGAGGTGCCTGCTGGTGTGTAGATGTCTAGGGGCGTAGCTCGCTCATTGAAATCTAACGTCTGTAGAAGTCCGGGAAGACCGAGGACGTGATCGCCATGAAGATGCGTAAGACAGATAGTGGAGATTCCGAAGCCAGTAGAGAAGCGCATCATCTGTCGCTGTGTCCCTTCCCCGACATCGAAGAGAAATCGTTCCCCTTTCCGACGTAACAGGATCGCGCTCGGGTTCCGCTGTGTCGTCGGAACTGCTCCACTCGTTCCGAGAAAGGTGATCTCCATATCTCTGACTCGGATACCGAGGCTGAAAGCAACTTCGAGATAAGCAGTGTCGGCTTGAAAACCACTACCAGTCGATAATTACTCTTCACCCGTGCCCTATTACTTGATTTCGTGTCATCCGAATCCCTCTCAGAGCGATTGGCAGACGTGTAATCGATACAATAATTGGTCCGCGAGTTCAAACACTAGTCATGTCTGGAAAGGCTACGGCCACGTTTGCCCCGCCCAGCAACGGGGACGAGTCTGATCCGAGGCTCGGGATCGCGGCGCTAATCCTCGCCGGCGTCCCGTTTTTCGTCGGCGGGATACTCGTTATAGAGGCAGAGACACCACCCTCGGGCGCCCCGTTGCTCGGGATGCTCAGCCACGCATTCTGGGCACTCGGGATAACGATTCTTGCCTTTGGGGTAGTGGCCCTGCTCCGGGCGATTCCCGAGCTCAGACGCGGGTTGGCAGGCTACCTGAGCGCCGGTGTCCTCGGACTGGGCGTTCTCAACGGGCTCCAGTGGGTGACCTGGGCGTACGTGGATGTGCGTGGGGCACGCGAGGCCGAACGCGGCGAACTGATTCTCGATTCGATCGTCGTCCCCTTCGGAGCCGGGCACTTGCTCATGTACGCGATCATCTTGGGGACCGGGATCGCGCTGTTCGGATGGGCGCTCCGCCGGACGGAACTCGTCTCTAGGTACGTCGTTGGGGTGGGAGTCGGGCTCGGCGTGCTCACGGTCATCACCGCGCTCTATCCGCTCCTCTCTGCCGTCGGCGGTGGCTCGGAGGGACACGTGATTTTCGATGTTGCGACGCTGTTACTCCCAGTACTCTACCTGTGGGCAATAGCTGTGGGTATCACGATGTATCGTCGCAGTTAGCGTGGCGATCGAACCCTCGTTCTACATCGATTGCGCACCGTATAGACTGGATTTCGAGACAGTCTCATGCACTCACTTGACTTCTTGAACGTGGGTATTTCTATGAGGTCGATGGAGAGCTCAGAGTAACAACCTAATAGAGT is part of the Natronosalvus caseinilyticus genome and encodes:
- a CDS encoding IS5 family transposase, producing MSSHLSRFTDRLVTLAKRAVSGVPDTAVKKGDGGYAGWVVIVLHGLREYLDLPYRRLLDILHEMHGIVEKMGLKISELPDFTTVCVRKRELKMAVWRTLLRLSADLHDTGEVQAIDATGLDRHSASRHYANQTDYTFRSVKTTALVDCETGAVLDVHCSMQQPHDTQVGCQVLTRNLDQLQTVTADKGYDWDALRHRLREADVRPVIKHREFTPLDVAHNVRQDDNAYHRRSAVEAIFFALKQRYGDTLRARTWFGQFREIVLKSAVRNIEIAICFKTRFSRVIRSYWSILGKNILH
- a CDS encoding mandelate racemase/muconate lactonizing enzyme family protein is translated as MRVTDVETFVVDADWRNWFFVQVKTDEGITGVGEALSGEGLTAALEATADAHKHYLIGEDPLNRKQISRKLRRYPFAWRAGKLINAVASAFDIALWDIAGKYYGEPVWKLLGGKVHDEIPVYANGWHIGERTPENYARHAKKAVEEQGYPALKCDPFAHYEYSLTNDQIDEVAELLEAVREAVGWDVGIALDCHGRFSRRGAIEVANALEEYDIMFIEEPVELEDRDVMADVAHHVNMPVATGERIYNNETMEEIVRKQACDIVQPDLTNYGSLQELQHAAAIAKSRYMTFAPHNPNAGVSTAAGLHLCAGVENLEVLEHMSRDVKWGDEIVKHDFEVEDGAIEVPDEPGLGVEFDAEAARQYPGEPKDSHSLFDSDGALKRP
- a CDS encoding MarR family transcriptional regulator, giving the protein MSNTELSDLPPSAKLVYKVIELEGELTQKQLIDETLLSPRTVRYALERLESIGVIEEETYFRDARQSLYRTTKPTCTACE
- a CDS encoding DUF7344 domain-containing protein produces the protein MINRTIEFDTVLDLCQSRRRRIVLALFADQQRSLTVNDLIKAIVKHDHHESITEVSAEVLTQIGIELKHAHIPRMEEAGVIEYNSKRKLAEPTDQFDQLQPYLSAIINADPALEFPIEL
- a CDS encoding TATA-box-binding protein, whose product is MTKAVETIEIQNVVASTGIGQEIELDALGQDLDNVQYDPDHFPGLIYRLQEPKATVLLFRTGKIVCTGATSAENADTALRLVFETLHDLGIEIPTAQEITIQNLVSNADLNQQLNLNAIAIGLGLEAVEYEPEQFPGLLYRLNEPDSVVLLFTSGKLLITGVTTREEIKDSIAVIIRRLERLDILG
- a CDS encoding macro domain-containing protein: MHRPPHQTLNSRSYGNTRRKPALQGGEDVNDAYDLDAEYVIHAAAMPHYGSGRATPQSIRDATRNTLEKADELSCESLVIPILGTGVAVFDFESGAQLVCEEVWLYEPTSLTDVGVIAYSKPEYQTVTELADRLHSS
- a CDS encoding RPA12/RPB9/RPC11 RNA polymerase family protein, yielding MQFCDECGSMMHTEDDTWVCRSCENEEPRDSQAEAAMATQDGQRDDGAPAVVDATQGSTETMQEPCRADDCDSDRAYYEMMPKPGGSYEFRLFTCVECGHKWRES
- the rnz gene encoding ribonuclease Z; translation: MEITFLGTSGAVPTTQRNPSAILLRRKGERFLFDVGEGTQRQMMRFSTGFGISTICLTHLHGDHVLGLPGLLQTLDFNERATPLDIYTPAGTSGDIEDFLDASGTTPDFRVQIHDAPPGNPVIEHEEYTIRTFETDHRTRSVGYALIEDERKGRFDRERAEELGVPVGPKFQQLHEGSSVELEDGTVVHPEQVVGEPRPGRRVVYTGDTQPTEAVISASTDADLLIHDAMFTHDRSDRAQQTGHATAQQAATVASRAGAKRLALTHISSRYASNVTPLENEAIETFGDDAFLPDDGDTITIPYPKTDIE